A single region of the Hylaeus volcanicus isolate JK05 chromosome 5, UHH_iyHylVolc1.0_haploid, whole genome shotgun sequence genome encodes:
- the LOC128877328 gene encoding acyl-CoA:lysophosphatidylglycerol acyltransferase 1-like isoform X3, which yields MKDLNQMIINFEKVIGNVLTFIKCIARTCFVILNNAYCIPTYVVWMTLLFPVKVYQPQVYWRIEGLFFHWLLAMVSMWTWSAGYDIIEQGDDIQKIISERTLVIANHQSTGDVPMLMTTFNSKPNVLPNLMWIMDRIFKFTNFGIVSVLHKDFFIVSGRKRREESLRQLEKHLKTSYIPLGRKWMVLFPEGGFLCKRRETSQKYAKKNNLPILENVSLPRVGAMQTIFDTLGPSHDNNTSEQQLDNRASMTVAKPEINWVLDITIAYPQGKPIDLPTIITGSRPPCETVLFYRVFPSSVVPREPELLSKWLYDRWVEKEALLENFYKYGTFLGTQASSNEGSKIHQDPLRFLVLHLFFITSSYIHYNIFAYMLSCFW from the exons ATGAAAGACTTAAATCaaatgattataaattttgaaaa GGTAATCGGTAACGTGTTgacttttataaaatgtattgcTCGAACCTGCTTTGTGATATTAAACAATGCTTATTGTATACCTACGTATGTAGTATGGATGACACTATTATTCCCTGTAAAAGTTTATCAACCCCAAGTATATTGGCGGATCGAAGGTCTATTTTTCCATTGGTTATTAGCAATGGTCTCGATGTGGACCTGGTCTGCAGGCTATGATA TCATAGAACAAGGTGATGATATACAGAAAATCATTAGTGAAAGAACACTAGTAATAGCAAACCATCAAAGTACTGGGGATGTTCCTATGTTAATGACaacatttaattcaaaacCAAATGTATTGCCTAATCTGATGTGGATCATGGAcaggatttttaaatttaccaaTTTTGGTATAGTCTCTGTCTTACACAAGGATTTCTTTATTGTATCT GGTCGCAAACGGAGAGAGGAGAGTTTAAGACAACTAGAAAAACATCTGAAAACATCGTATATTCCGCTCGGTAGAAAGTGGATGGTCTTGTTCCCAGAAGGAGgttttttatgtaaaaggCGGGAAACTTCGCAAAAATatgctaaaaaaaataatctaccTATCCTTGAAAATGTATCTTTGCCTCGAGTAGGAGCAATGCAAACTATATTTGATACGCTTGGTCCATCACACGATAATAATACGTCAGAACAACAATTAGACAATAGAgcaa GTATGACAGTGGCTAAGCCAGAAATTAATTGGGTTCTTGATATAACAATAGCATATCCTCAAGGTAAACCAATTGATTTACCTACAATTATAACTGGTTCTAGACCGCCATGTGAAACAGTCCTATTTTATCGAGTGTTTCCTAGTTCAGTG GTTCCTCGAGAACCAGAATTATTGTCTAAATGGTTGTATGATAGGTGGGTTGAGAAAGAAGCACTTTTGgaaaacttttataaatacgGAACGTTTCTTGGTACGCAAGCATCATCCAATGAAGGTTCCAAGATCCATCAGGATCCATTGAGATTCCTAGtccttcatttattttttataacatcTAGTTATAtacattacaatatatttgCGTATATGCTCTCTTGCTTCTGGTAA
- the LOC128877328 gene encoding acyl-CoA:lysophosphatidylglycerol acyltransferase 1-like isoform X5 yields the protein MVIGNVLTFIKCIARTCFVILNNAYCIPTYVVWMTLLFPVKVYQPQVYWRIEGLFFHWLLAMVSMWTWSAGYDIIEQGDDIQKIISERTLVIANHQSTGDVPMLMTTFNSKPNVLPNLMWIMDRIFKFTNFGIVSVLHKDFFIVSGRKRREESLRQLEKHLKTSYIPLGRKWMVLFPEGGFLCKRRETSQKYAKKNNLPILENVSLPRVGAMQTIFDTLGPSHDNNTSEQQLDNRANIVLDTGMTVAKPEINWVLDITIAYPQGKPIDLPTIITGSRPPCETVLFYRVFPSSVVPREPELLSKWLYDRWVEKEALLENFYKYGTFLGTQASSNEGSKIHQDPLRFLVLHLFFITSSYIHYNIFAYMLSCFW from the exons AT GGTAATCGGTAACGTGTTgacttttataaaatgtattgcTCGAACCTGCTTTGTGATATTAAACAATGCTTATTGTATACCTACGTATGTAGTATGGATGACACTATTATTCCCTGTAAAAGTTTATCAACCCCAAGTATATTGGCGGATCGAAGGTCTATTTTTCCATTGGTTATTAGCAATGGTCTCGATGTGGACCTGGTCTGCAGGCTATGATA TCATAGAACAAGGTGATGATATACAGAAAATCATTAGTGAAAGAACACTAGTAATAGCAAACCATCAAAGTACTGGGGATGTTCCTATGTTAATGACaacatttaattcaaaacCAAATGTATTGCCTAATCTGATGTGGATCATGGAcaggatttttaaatttaccaaTTTTGGTATAGTCTCTGTCTTACACAAGGATTTCTTTATTGTATCT GGTCGCAAACGGAGAGAGGAGAGTTTAAGACAACTAGAAAAACATCTGAAAACATCGTATATTCCGCTCGGTAGAAAGTGGATGGTCTTGTTCCCAGAAGGAGgttttttatgtaaaaggCGGGAAACTTCGCAAAAATatgctaaaaaaaataatctaccTATCCTTGAAAATGTATCTTTGCCTCGAGTAGGAGCAATGCAAACTATATTTGATACGCTTGGTCCATCACACGATAATAATACGTCAGAACAACAATTAGACAATAGAgcaa ATATTGTTCTTGATACAGGTATGACAGTGGCTAAGCCAGAAATTAATTGGGTTCTTGATATAACAATAGCATATCCTCAAGGTAAACCAATTGATTTACCTACAATTATAACTGGTTCTAGACCGCCATGTGAAACAGTCCTATTTTATCGAGTGTTTCCTAGTTCAGTG GTTCCTCGAGAACCAGAATTATTGTCTAAATGGTTGTATGATAGGTGGGTTGAGAAAGAAGCACTTTTGgaaaacttttataaatacgGAACGTTTCTTGGTACGCAAGCATCATCCAATGAAGGTTCCAAGATCCATCAGGATCCATTGAGATTCCTAGtccttcatttattttttataacatcTAGTTATAtacattacaatatatttgCGTATATGCTCTCTTGCTTCTGGTAA
- the LOC128877326 gene encoding fumarate hydratase, mitochondrial-like isoform X3: MDGSKEYRIERDTFGELKVPADKYYGAQTMRSVINFPIGDTFERMPYGVIVAMGILKKAAAETNKELGLDAKIADAISKAADDVISGKLYNDHFPLVIWQTGSGTQTNMNTNEVISNRAIELLGGQLGSKTPVHPNDHVNKSQSSNDTFPTAMHIAVALEINRVLLPGLECLYEALNEKAKAWKDIIKIGRTHTQDAVPLTLGQEFSGYATQVCNGIGRVKNTLPRLYELALGGTAVGTGLNAPKGFAEKAAAKIAELTGLPFVTAPNKFEALAAHDAMVEVHGALNTIAVSLMKIANDIRFLGSGPRCGLGELSLPENEPGSSIMPGKVNPTQCEALTMVCCQVMGNQVATTVAGSNGHFELNVFKPVIVANTLRSTRLLGDACTTFTKNCVVGIKPNTDHIKKLLNESLMLVTALNPHIGYDKSAAIAKQAHKEGLTLKESALKNGITAEQFDQWVRPENMIGPK, translated from the exons atg GATGGAAGTAAAGAATATCGAATTGAGAGGGATACTTTTGGTGAACTCAAAGTCCCTGCTGACAAATACTATGGAGCACAAACTATGCGTTCGGTGatcaattttccaatcggCGATACCTTTGAACGCATGCCT taTGGCGTCATTGTTGCAATgggtatattaaaaaaagctGCAGCAGAGACAAATAAGGAACTTGGGTTGGATGCAAAAATAGCAGATGCTATTAGCAAAGCAGCAGATGATGTTATCAGTGGGAAACTTTATAATGATCATTTTCCATTGGTAATTTGGCAAACAGGTTCTGGTACGCAAACCAACATGAACACTAATGag GTAATATCAAATCGTGCAATTGAATTACTCGGTGGTCAACTTGGCTCAAAAACACCTGTGCATCCAAATGATCATGTAAATAAATCTCAAAGCAGTAATGACACATTTCCAACCGCTATGCACATAGCTGTTGCTTTAGAAATCAATAGAGTATTGCTTCCTGGTTTGGAATGCTTGTACGAAGCATTAAATGAAAAAGCTAAAGCATGGaaagatattataaaaattggtaGGACTCACACTCAGGATGCTGTGCCATTGACGTTAGGTCAAGAATTCTCAG GTTATGCGACACAAGTTTGTAATGGAATTGGTAGAGTGAAAAATACTCTTCCGCGATTATATGAGTTAGCACTTGGTGGTACCGCAGTCGGAACTGGGTTAAATGCACCAAAGGGTTTTGCAGAGAAAGCAGCAGCAAAAATCGCAGAACTGACTGGTTTACCATTTGTAACTGCTCCTAATAAATTTGAAGCTTTAGCAGCGCATGATGCTATGGTAGAAGTGCATGGTGCACTTAACACGATAGCAGTTTCGCTTATGAAg atagcCAATGATATTCGATTTTTGGGAAGCGGACCTCGTTGCGGTTTAGGCGAACTGTCTCTTCCTGAAAATGAACCAGGAAGTTCGATCATGCCTGGCAAAGTAAATCCAACACAATGCGAAGCATTGACTATGGTCTGTTGTCAAGTAATGGGTAACCAAGTTGCCACAACTGTTGCTGGCAGCAATGGCCACTTTGAACTAAACGTATTTAAACCAGTTATAGTTGCAAACACATTGAGATCTACGAGACTTTTAGGCGACGCTTGTACCACATTTACGAAGAATTGCGTTGTGGGCATTAAACCTAATACTGACCATATCAAGAAACTCTTGAACGAAAGTTTAATGCTTGTCACAGCATTGAATCCACACATTGGTTATGATAag TCTGCTGCAATTGCAAAACAAGCTCATAAAGAAGGTCTAACCCTGAAAGAATCAGCATTGAAGAATGGTATAACCGCGGAACAGTTCGATCAATGGGTTAGACCTGAGAATATGATCGGCCCTAAATGA
- the LOC128877326 gene encoding probable fumarate hydratase, mitochondrial isoform X1: protein MLSVLRCSLVNRGLREFTKSSGFLTIRLSLSTSPVSKGSKKDGSKEYRIERDTFGELKVPADKYYGAQTMRSVINFPIGDTFERMPYGVIVAMGILKKAAAETNKELGLDAKIADAISKAADDVISGKLYNDHFPLVIWQTGSGTQTNMNTNEVISNRAIELLGGQLGSKTPVHPNDHVNKSQSSNDTFPTAMHIAVALEINRVLLPGLECLYEALNEKAKAWKDIIKIGRTHTQDAVPLTLGQEFSGYATQVCNGIGRVKNTLPRLYELALGGTAVGTGLNAPKGFAEKAAAKIAELTGLPFVTAPNKFEALAAHDAMVEVHGALNTIAVSLMKIANDIRFLGSGPRCGLGELSLPENEPGSSIMPGKVNPTQCEALTMVCCQVMGNQVATTVAGSNGHFELNVFKPVIVANTLRSTRLLGDACTTFTKNCVVGIKPNTDHIKKLLNESLMLVTALNPHIGYDKSAAIAKQAHKEGLTLKESALKNGITAEQFDQWVRPENMIGPK, encoded by the exons ATGTTGAGTGTGCTGAGATGTTCGCTCGTTAATCGCGGATTACGGGAGTTCACGAAATCATCGGGATTTTTAACAATAAGACTATCGTTGAGCACATCACCGGTTTCCAAAGGCAGTAAAAAG GATGGAAGTAAAGAATATCGAATTGAGAGGGATACTTTTGGTGAACTCAAAGTCCCTGCTGACAAATACTATGGAGCACAAACTATGCGTTCGGTGatcaattttccaatcggCGATACCTTTGAACGCATGCCT taTGGCGTCATTGTTGCAATgggtatattaaaaaaagctGCAGCAGAGACAAATAAGGAACTTGGGTTGGATGCAAAAATAGCAGATGCTATTAGCAAAGCAGCAGATGATGTTATCAGTGGGAAACTTTATAATGATCATTTTCCATTGGTAATTTGGCAAACAGGTTCTGGTACGCAAACCAACATGAACACTAATGag GTAATATCAAATCGTGCAATTGAATTACTCGGTGGTCAACTTGGCTCAAAAACACCTGTGCATCCAAATGATCATGTAAATAAATCTCAAAGCAGTAATGACACATTTCCAACCGCTATGCACATAGCTGTTGCTTTAGAAATCAATAGAGTATTGCTTCCTGGTTTGGAATGCTTGTACGAAGCATTAAATGAAAAAGCTAAAGCATGGaaagatattataaaaattggtaGGACTCACACTCAGGATGCTGTGCCATTGACGTTAGGTCAAGAATTCTCAG GTTATGCGACACAAGTTTGTAATGGAATTGGTAGAGTGAAAAATACTCTTCCGCGATTATATGAGTTAGCACTTGGTGGTACCGCAGTCGGAACTGGGTTAAATGCACCAAAGGGTTTTGCAGAGAAAGCAGCAGCAAAAATCGCAGAACTGACTGGTTTACCATTTGTAACTGCTCCTAATAAATTTGAAGCTTTAGCAGCGCATGATGCTATGGTAGAAGTGCATGGTGCACTTAACACGATAGCAGTTTCGCTTATGAAg atagcCAATGATATTCGATTTTTGGGAAGCGGACCTCGTTGCGGTTTAGGCGAACTGTCTCTTCCTGAAAATGAACCAGGAAGTTCGATCATGCCTGGCAAAGTAAATCCAACACAATGCGAAGCATTGACTATGGTCTGTTGTCAAGTAATGGGTAACCAAGTTGCCACAACTGTTGCTGGCAGCAATGGCCACTTTGAACTAAACGTATTTAAACCAGTTATAGTTGCAAACACATTGAGATCTACGAGACTTTTAGGCGACGCTTGTACCACATTTACGAAGAATTGCGTTGTGGGCATTAAACCTAATACTGACCATATCAAGAAACTCTTGAACGAAAGTTTAATGCTTGTCACAGCATTGAATCCACACATTGGTTATGATAag TCTGCTGCAATTGCAAAACAAGCTCATAAAGAAGGTCTAACCCTGAAAGAATCAGCATTGAAGAATGGTATAACCGCGGAACAGTTCGATCAATGGGTTAGACCTGAGAATATGATCGGCCCTAAATGA
- the LOC128877328 gene encoding acyl-CoA:lysophosphatidylglycerol acyltransferase 1-like isoform X1: MKDLNQMIINFEKVIGNVLTFIKCIARTCFVILNNAYCIPTYVVWMTLLFPVKVYQPQVYWRIEGLFFHWLLAMVSMWTWSAGYDIIEQGDDIQKIISERTLVIANHQSTGDVPMLMTTFNSKPNVLPNLMWIMDRIFKFTNFGIVSVLHKDFFIVSGRKRREESLRQLEKHLKTSYIPLGRKWMVLFPEGGFLCKRRETSQKYAKKNNLPILENVSLPRVGAMQTIFDTLGPSHDNNTSEQQLDNRANIVLDTGMTVAKPEINWVLDITIAYPQGKPIDLPTIITGSRPPCETVLFYRVFPSSVVPREPELLSKWLYDRWVEKEALLENFYKYGTFLGTQASSNEGSKIHQDPLRFLVLHLFFITSSYIHYNIFAYMLSCFW, from the exons ATGAAAGACTTAAATCaaatgattataaattttgaaaa GGTAATCGGTAACGTGTTgacttttataaaatgtattgcTCGAACCTGCTTTGTGATATTAAACAATGCTTATTGTATACCTACGTATGTAGTATGGATGACACTATTATTCCCTGTAAAAGTTTATCAACCCCAAGTATATTGGCGGATCGAAGGTCTATTTTTCCATTGGTTATTAGCAATGGTCTCGATGTGGACCTGGTCTGCAGGCTATGATA TCATAGAACAAGGTGATGATATACAGAAAATCATTAGTGAAAGAACACTAGTAATAGCAAACCATCAAAGTACTGGGGATGTTCCTATGTTAATGACaacatttaattcaaaacCAAATGTATTGCCTAATCTGATGTGGATCATGGAcaggatttttaaatttaccaaTTTTGGTATAGTCTCTGTCTTACACAAGGATTTCTTTATTGTATCT GGTCGCAAACGGAGAGAGGAGAGTTTAAGACAACTAGAAAAACATCTGAAAACATCGTATATTCCGCTCGGTAGAAAGTGGATGGTCTTGTTCCCAGAAGGAGgttttttatgtaaaaggCGGGAAACTTCGCAAAAATatgctaaaaaaaataatctaccTATCCTTGAAAATGTATCTTTGCCTCGAGTAGGAGCAATGCAAACTATATTTGATACGCTTGGTCCATCACACGATAATAATACGTCAGAACAACAATTAGACAATAGAgcaa ATATTGTTCTTGATACAGGTATGACAGTGGCTAAGCCAGAAATTAATTGGGTTCTTGATATAACAATAGCATATCCTCAAGGTAAACCAATTGATTTACCTACAATTATAACTGGTTCTAGACCGCCATGTGAAACAGTCCTATTTTATCGAGTGTTTCCTAGTTCAGTG GTTCCTCGAGAACCAGAATTATTGTCTAAATGGTTGTATGATAGGTGGGTTGAGAAAGAAGCACTTTTGgaaaacttttataaatacgGAACGTTTCTTGGTACGCAAGCATCATCCAATGAAGGTTCCAAGATCCATCAGGATCCATTGAGATTCCTAGtccttcatttattttttataacatcTAGTTATAtacattacaatatatttgCGTATATGCTCTCTTGCTTCTGGTAA
- the LOC128877328 gene encoding acyl-CoA:lysophosphatidylglycerol acyltransferase 1-like isoform X2, whose translation MTDFSSSTFARVIGNVLTFIKCIARTCFVILNNAYCIPTYVVWMTLLFPVKVYQPQVYWRIEGLFFHWLLAMVSMWTWSAGYDIIEQGDDIQKIISERTLVIANHQSTGDVPMLMTTFNSKPNVLPNLMWIMDRIFKFTNFGIVSVLHKDFFIVSGRKRREESLRQLEKHLKTSYIPLGRKWMVLFPEGGFLCKRRETSQKYAKKNNLPILENVSLPRVGAMQTIFDTLGPSHDNNTSEQQLDNRANIVLDTGMTVAKPEINWVLDITIAYPQGKPIDLPTIITGSRPPCETVLFYRVFPSSVVPREPELLSKWLYDRWVEKEALLENFYKYGTFLGTQASSNEGSKIHQDPLRFLVLHLFFITSSYIHYNIFAYMLSCFW comes from the exons ATGACTGACTTTTCCTCTTCAACTTTCGCGAG GGTAATCGGTAACGTGTTgacttttataaaatgtattgcTCGAACCTGCTTTGTGATATTAAACAATGCTTATTGTATACCTACGTATGTAGTATGGATGACACTATTATTCCCTGTAAAAGTTTATCAACCCCAAGTATATTGGCGGATCGAAGGTCTATTTTTCCATTGGTTATTAGCAATGGTCTCGATGTGGACCTGGTCTGCAGGCTATGATA TCATAGAACAAGGTGATGATATACAGAAAATCATTAGTGAAAGAACACTAGTAATAGCAAACCATCAAAGTACTGGGGATGTTCCTATGTTAATGACaacatttaattcaaaacCAAATGTATTGCCTAATCTGATGTGGATCATGGAcaggatttttaaatttaccaaTTTTGGTATAGTCTCTGTCTTACACAAGGATTTCTTTATTGTATCT GGTCGCAAACGGAGAGAGGAGAGTTTAAGACAACTAGAAAAACATCTGAAAACATCGTATATTCCGCTCGGTAGAAAGTGGATGGTCTTGTTCCCAGAAGGAGgttttttatgtaaaaggCGGGAAACTTCGCAAAAATatgctaaaaaaaataatctaccTATCCTTGAAAATGTATCTTTGCCTCGAGTAGGAGCAATGCAAACTATATTTGATACGCTTGGTCCATCACACGATAATAATACGTCAGAACAACAATTAGACAATAGAgcaa ATATTGTTCTTGATACAGGTATGACAGTGGCTAAGCCAGAAATTAATTGGGTTCTTGATATAACAATAGCATATCCTCAAGGTAAACCAATTGATTTACCTACAATTATAACTGGTTCTAGACCGCCATGTGAAACAGTCCTATTTTATCGAGTGTTTCCTAGTTCAGTG GTTCCTCGAGAACCAGAATTATTGTCTAAATGGTTGTATGATAGGTGGGTTGAGAAAGAAGCACTTTTGgaaaacttttataaatacgGAACGTTTCTTGGTACGCAAGCATCATCCAATGAAGGTTCCAAGATCCATCAGGATCCATTGAGATTCCTAGtccttcatttattttttataacatcTAGTTATAtacattacaatatatttgCGTATATGCTCTCTTGCTTCTGGTAA
- the LOC128877328 gene encoding acyl-CoA:lysophosphatidylglycerol acyltransferase 1-like isoform X4, whose product MTDFSSSTFARVIGNVLTFIKCIARTCFVILNNAYCIPTYVVWMTLLFPVKVYQPQVYWRIEGLFFHWLLAMVSMWTWSAGYDIIEQGDDIQKIISERTLVIANHQSTGDVPMLMTTFNSKPNVLPNLMWIMDRIFKFTNFGIVSVLHKDFFIVSGRKRREESLRQLEKHLKTSYIPLGRKWMVLFPEGGFLCKRRETSQKYAKKNNLPILENVSLPRVGAMQTIFDTLGPSHDNNTSEQQLDNRASMTVAKPEINWVLDITIAYPQGKPIDLPTIITGSRPPCETVLFYRVFPSSVVPREPELLSKWLYDRWVEKEALLENFYKYGTFLGTQASSNEGSKIHQDPLRFLVLHLFFITSSYIHYNIFAYMLSCFW is encoded by the exons ATGACTGACTTTTCCTCTTCAACTTTCGCGAG GGTAATCGGTAACGTGTTgacttttataaaatgtattgcTCGAACCTGCTTTGTGATATTAAACAATGCTTATTGTATACCTACGTATGTAGTATGGATGACACTATTATTCCCTGTAAAAGTTTATCAACCCCAAGTATATTGGCGGATCGAAGGTCTATTTTTCCATTGGTTATTAGCAATGGTCTCGATGTGGACCTGGTCTGCAGGCTATGATA TCATAGAACAAGGTGATGATATACAGAAAATCATTAGTGAAAGAACACTAGTAATAGCAAACCATCAAAGTACTGGGGATGTTCCTATGTTAATGACaacatttaattcaaaacCAAATGTATTGCCTAATCTGATGTGGATCATGGAcaggatttttaaatttaccaaTTTTGGTATAGTCTCTGTCTTACACAAGGATTTCTTTATTGTATCT GGTCGCAAACGGAGAGAGGAGAGTTTAAGACAACTAGAAAAACATCTGAAAACATCGTATATTCCGCTCGGTAGAAAGTGGATGGTCTTGTTCCCAGAAGGAGgttttttatgtaaaaggCGGGAAACTTCGCAAAAATatgctaaaaaaaataatctaccTATCCTTGAAAATGTATCTTTGCCTCGAGTAGGAGCAATGCAAACTATATTTGATACGCTTGGTCCATCACACGATAATAATACGTCAGAACAACAATTAGACAATAGAgcaa GTATGACAGTGGCTAAGCCAGAAATTAATTGGGTTCTTGATATAACAATAGCATATCCTCAAGGTAAACCAATTGATTTACCTACAATTATAACTGGTTCTAGACCGCCATGTGAAACAGTCCTATTTTATCGAGTGTTTCCTAGTTCAGTG GTTCCTCGAGAACCAGAATTATTGTCTAAATGGTTGTATGATAGGTGGGTTGAGAAAGAAGCACTTTTGgaaaacttttataaatacgGAACGTTTCTTGGTACGCAAGCATCATCCAATGAAGGTTCCAAGATCCATCAGGATCCATTGAGATTCCTAGtccttcatttattttttataacatcTAGTTATAtacattacaatatatttgCGTATATGCTCTCTTGCTTCTGGTAA
- the LOC128877328 gene encoding acyl-CoA:lysophosphatidylglycerol acyltransferase 1-like isoform X6, whose product MTLLFPVKVYQPQVYWRIEGLFFHWLLAMVSMWTWSAGYDIIEQGDDIQKIISERTLVIANHQSTGDVPMLMTTFNSKPNVLPNLMWIMDRIFKFTNFGIVSVLHKDFFIVSGRKRREESLRQLEKHLKTSYIPLGRKWMVLFPEGGFLCKRRETSQKYAKKNNLPILENVSLPRVGAMQTIFDTLGPSHDNNTSEQQLDNRANIVLDTGMTVAKPEINWVLDITIAYPQGKPIDLPTIITGSRPPCETVLFYRVFPSSVVPREPELLSKWLYDRWVEKEALLENFYKYGTFLGTQASSNEGSKIHQDPLRFLVLHLFFITSSYIHYNIFAYMLSCFW is encoded by the exons ATGACACTATTATTCCCTGTAAAAGTTTATCAACCCCAAGTATATTGGCGGATCGAAGGTCTATTTTTCCATTGGTTATTAGCAATGGTCTCGATGTGGACCTGGTCTGCAGGCTATGATA TCATAGAACAAGGTGATGATATACAGAAAATCATTAGTGAAAGAACACTAGTAATAGCAAACCATCAAAGTACTGGGGATGTTCCTATGTTAATGACaacatttaattcaaaacCAAATGTATTGCCTAATCTGATGTGGATCATGGAcaggatttttaaatttaccaaTTTTGGTATAGTCTCTGTCTTACACAAGGATTTCTTTATTGTATCT GGTCGCAAACGGAGAGAGGAGAGTTTAAGACAACTAGAAAAACATCTGAAAACATCGTATATTCCGCTCGGTAGAAAGTGGATGGTCTTGTTCCCAGAAGGAGgttttttatgtaaaaggCGGGAAACTTCGCAAAAATatgctaaaaaaaataatctaccTATCCTTGAAAATGTATCTTTGCCTCGAGTAGGAGCAATGCAAACTATATTTGATACGCTTGGTCCATCACACGATAATAATACGTCAGAACAACAATTAGACAATAGAgcaa ATATTGTTCTTGATACAGGTATGACAGTGGCTAAGCCAGAAATTAATTGGGTTCTTGATATAACAATAGCATATCCTCAAGGTAAACCAATTGATTTACCTACAATTATAACTGGTTCTAGACCGCCATGTGAAACAGTCCTATTTTATCGAGTGTTTCCTAGTTCAGTG GTTCCTCGAGAACCAGAATTATTGTCTAAATGGTTGTATGATAGGTGGGTTGAGAAAGAAGCACTTTTGgaaaacttttataaatacgGAACGTTTCTTGGTACGCAAGCATCATCCAATGAAGGTTCCAAGATCCATCAGGATCCATTGAGATTCCTAGtccttcatttattttttataacatcTAGTTATAtacattacaatatatttgCGTATATGCTCTCTTGCTTCTGGTAA